Proteins encoded within one genomic window of Streptomyces sp. NBC_00523:
- a CDS encoding cobalt-precorrin-6A reductase codes for MHVLILGGTTEARRLAELLVAELPAGSRVTSSLAGRVARPKLPPGEVRVGGFGGADGLADWLRSHRVHALIDATHPFAGTITFNAAAAAAAAHVPLLMLRRPGWVPGPGDDWHPVGSLAEAAEALPALGRRVFLTTGRMGLAAFAGLDELWFLMRSVDAPEPPYPARMETLLDRGPFTLEGERELIRRHRVDVLVTKDSGGAATASKLTAAREASIPVVVVRRPPVPGGGAVAGTPEEALAWLTDQSSG; via the coding sequence GTGCACGTACTGATTCTGGGCGGGACGACGGAGGCCCGCCGCCTCGCCGAGCTGCTGGTGGCGGAGCTGCCCGCCGGGAGCAGGGTCACCAGCTCCCTGGCCGGGCGGGTGGCCCGGCCGAAGCTGCCGCCCGGGGAGGTCCGGGTGGGGGGCTTCGGCGGGGCCGACGGGCTCGCGGACTGGCTCCGCTCGCACCGGGTGCACGCGCTCATCGACGCCACCCATCCTTTCGCCGGGACGATCACCTTCAACGCGGCCGCCGCGGCCGCCGCCGCCCATGTTCCCCTGCTCATGCTGCGCCGACCCGGCTGGGTGCCCGGTCCCGGCGACGACTGGCACCCGGTCGGCTCCCTGGCCGAGGCGGCCGAGGCGCTGCCCGCACTGGGGCGGCGGGTGTTCCTCACCACCGGGCGGATGGGGCTCGCCGCCTTCGCGGGCCTGGACGAGCTGTGGTTCCTGATGCGGTCCGTGGACGCCCCGGAGCCGCCGTACCCGGCCCGGATGGAGACCCTGCTCGACCGCGGCCCCTTCACCCTGGAGGGCGAGCGCGAGCTGATCCGCCGCCACCGCGTCGACGTCCTCGTCACCAAGGACAGCGGCGGCGCCGCGACCGCCTCCAAGCTGACCGCCGCCCGCGAGGCGTCGATCCCCGTGGTCGTGGTCCGCCGGCCACCGGTCCCCGGGGGAGGCGCGGTGGCCGGCACCCCGGAGGAGGCCCTGGCCTGGCTGACGGATCAGTCCTCCGGGTAG
- a CDS encoding cobalt-precorrin-5B (C(1))-methyltransferase → MSEAKGGRGAQLKHTGLRPGWTTGACATAATTAAYTALLSGDFPDPVTITLPRGQTPAFALAVEELGDGRATAGVVKDAGDDPDVTHGALVRASVRALPPGSGVVFRAGPGVGTVTLPGLPLDVGEPAVNPVPRQMIRDHIAEVAAAHGGSGDVEVTIGVDHGEEIARSTWNPRLGILGGLSILGTTGVVVPYSCSAWIDSIRRGVDVARAAGHTHVAGCTGSTSEKTVVAEYGLPEIALLDMGDFAGAVLKYVRRHPVDRLTICGGFAKLSKLAAGHLDLHSGRSQVDKAYLAELARRGGADEALAAGIAVANTGLAALQLCQARGVPLGDLVAVAARDEALSVLRGAPVAVDVICVDRAGTVVGRSSVR, encoded by the coding sequence ATGAGTGAGGCGAAAGGCGGGCGCGGCGCCCAACTCAAGCACACCGGTCTGCGGCCCGGCTGGACGACCGGGGCCTGTGCCACGGCCGCCACGACGGCCGCGTACACGGCGCTGCTGAGCGGGGACTTCCCGGACCCGGTGACGATCACGCTGCCCCGGGGCCAGACCCCGGCGTTCGCGCTCGCCGTGGAGGAGCTGGGCGACGGGCGGGCGACGGCGGGCGTGGTGAAGGACGCGGGCGACGACCCCGATGTGACGCACGGCGCCCTGGTGCGGGCGAGCGTACGGGCGCTGCCGCCGGGCTCCGGCGTGGTGTTCCGGGCGGGCCCCGGCGTCGGCACGGTGACGCTGCCCGGGCTGCCGCTGGACGTCGGCGAACCGGCGGTCAACCCGGTGCCGCGCCAGATGATCCGGGACCACATCGCGGAGGTCGCGGCGGCGCACGGCGGGTCCGGGGACGTCGAGGTGACGATCGGCGTGGACCACGGCGAGGAGATCGCCCGCTCCACCTGGAACCCGCGCCTCGGCATCCTGGGCGGTCTGTCGATCCTCGGCACGACCGGGGTCGTGGTGCCGTACTCCTGCTCGGCGTGGATCGACTCGATCCGGCGCGGCGTGGACGTGGCGCGCGCGGCCGGGCACACCCATGTCGCCGGGTGCACGGGGTCCACCTCGGAGAAGACGGTGGTCGCCGAGTACGGGCTGCCGGAGATCGCGCTGCTGGACATGGGCGACTTCGCGGGCGCGGTGCTCAAGTACGTACGCCGCCACCCGGTGGACCGGCTCACGATCTGCGGCGGGTTCGCCAAGCTGTCGAAGCTCGCCGCCGGCCATCTGGACCTGCACTCGGGGCGCTCCCAGGTCGACAAGGCGTACCTGGCGGAGCTGGCCCGGCGCGGTGGCGCCGACGAGGCCCTGGCCGCCGGGATCGCCGTCGCCAACACCGGGCTCGCCGCACTTCAGCTGTGCCAGGCGCGCGGGGTGCCGCTGGGCGATCTGGTGGCCGTGGCCGCGCGGGACGAGGCGCTGTCGGTGCTGCGGGGCGCGCCAGTGGCCGTGGACGTGATCTGCGTCGACCGGGCGGGCACGGTGGTGGGGCGCAGCTCCGTACGCTGA
- a CDS encoding precorrin-8X methylmutase, translating into MYEYEKDGPAIYRQSFATIRAEADLAGLPADVSQVAVRMIHACGMVDLVRDLGYTPDAVARARAALRAGAPILCDVAMVASGVTRKRLPADNEVVCTLSDPAVPGLAAELGTTRSAAALELWRDRLDGAVVAVGNAPTALFRLLEMIEEGAPRPAAVIGVPVGFVGAAESKDALAAHPSGLDHLIVRGRRGGSAIAAAALNAIASEEE; encoded by the coding sequence GTGTACGAGTACGAGAAGGACGGACCGGCCATCTATCGCCAGTCCTTCGCCACCATCCGGGCGGAGGCGGACCTCGCCGGGCTGCCCGCGGACGTGAGCCAGGTCGCGGTCCGGATGATCCACGCCTGCGGCATGGTCGACCTCGTACGCGACCTCGGCTACACGCCCGACGCGGTCGCCCGCGCCCGCGCCGCGCTGCGGGCCGGCGCGCCCATCCTGTGCGACGTGGCCATGGTCGCCAGCGGAGTCACCCGCAAGCGGCTGCCCGCGGACAACGAGGTGGTGTGCACCCTGTCCGACCCGGCCGTGCCCGGGCTCGCGGCGGAGCTGGGCACGACCCGTTCGGCGGCCGCCCTGGAGCTGTGGCGGGACCGGCTCGACGGGGCGGTCGTGGCCGTCGGGAACGCGCCGACCGCCCTGTTCCGGCTGCTCGAAATGATCGAGGAGGGGGCCCCGCGCCCCGCCGCCGTCATCGGGGTCCCGGTCGGGTTCGTCGGGGCCGCCGAGTCCAAGGACGCCCTGGCCGCCCACCCGTCGGGGCTCGACCACCTGATCGTGCGCGGCCGGCGCGGCGGGAGCGCCATCGCGGCCGCCGCGCTCAACGCCATCGCCAGCGAGGAAGAGTGA
- a CDS encoding precorrin-2 C(20)-methyltransferase, whose amino-acid sequence MTVSEQQPGRPDERTGRLYGVGLGPGDPNLMTLRAVEVIAEADVVAYHSARHGRSIARSIAAKHLRADHIEEALVYPVTTETTDHPGGYRGAMEDFYTEAAARLAVHLDAGRTVAVLAEGDPMFYGSYMHMHKRLADRYPTEVIPGVTSVSAAAARLGTPLAEGEEVLTILPGTLPEEELTARLAATDAAVVMKLGRTFPAVRRAFEASGRLPEARYVERATMAGERLGELADTDAASVPYFAVAVLPSRIDARPERAPGDGEVTVVGTGPAGPLWLTPETRGALAAADDLVGYTTYLDRVPVRPGQTRHGSDNKVESERAEFALDLARRGRRVAVVSGGDPGVFAMATAVLEVAAQEEYADVPVRVLPGVTAANAAAARAGAPLGHDYATISLSDRLKPWEVIAERLRAAASADLVLALYNPGSRSRTWQVGKARDLLLEHRSPDTPVVLGRDVGGPSESVRTVRLADLDPVEVDMRTILIVGSSQTRWGRRGDGTQIVWTPRRYPED is encoded by the coding sequence GTGACCGTGAGCGAGCAGCAGCCGGGGCGCCCGGACGAGCGGACGGGACGGCTCTACGGGGTCGGGCTCGGGCCCGGCGACCCGAACCTGATGACCCTGCGCGCGGTGGAGGTCATCGCGGAGGCGGACGTCGTCGCCTACCACAGCGCCCGGCACGGCCGGTCCATCGCCCGGTCCATCGCGGCGAAGCACCTGCGCGCCGACCACATCGAGGAGGCCCTGGTCTACCCCGTCACGACGGAGACCACGGACCACCCGGGCGGCTACCGGGGCGCGATGGAGGACTTCTACACCGAGGCGGCGGCCCGACTCGCCGTGCACCTGGACGCGGGGCGCACGGTCGCCGTGCTCGCCGAGGGCGACCCGATGTTCTACGGCTCGTACATGCACATGCACAAGCGGCTGGCCGACCGCTACCCGACCGAGGTGATCCCCGGGGTGACCTCGGTCAGCGCGGCCGCCGCCCGGCTCGGGACCCCGCTCGCGGAGGGCGAGGAGGTCCTGACGATCCTGCCCGGCACCCTGCCGGAGGAGGAGCTGACCGCCCGGCTGGCCGCGACCGACGCGGCCGTGGTGATGAAGCTCGGCCGCACCTTCCCCGCCGTGCGCCGCGCCTTCGAGGCGTCGGGCCGGCTGCCCGAGGCCCGCTATGTGGAGCGCGCCACGATGGCCGGGGAGCGGCTGGGCGAACTCGCGGACACGGACGCCGCATCGGTGCCGTACTTCGCGGTCGCCGTGCTGCCGAGCCGGATCGACGCCCGCCCCGAACGTGCACCGGGCGACGGTGAGGTGACCGTCGTCGGCACGGGTCCGGCGGGCCCGCTGTGGCTGACGCCCGAGACGCGCGGGGCGCTGGCCGCCGCCGACGACCTGGTCGGCTACACGACGTACCTGGACCGGGTGCCGGTCCGGCCGGGGCAGACACGGCACGGCTCGGACAACAAGGTGGAGTCGGAGCGGGCGGAGTTCGCGCTCGACCTGGCCCGGCGCGGGCGGCGGGTCGCCGTGGTGTCCGGCGGGGACCCGGGGGTCTTCGCCATGGCGACGGCCGTGCTCGAAGTCGCCGCGCAGGAGGAGTACGCGGACGTGCCGGTGCGGGTGCTGCCCGGGGTGACGGCGGCCAACGCGGCGGCGGCCCGGGCGGGTGCGCCGCTGGGCCACGACTACGCGACGATCTCGCTGTCGGACCGGCTCAAGCCGTGGGAGGTCATCGCGGAGCGGCTGCGCGCCGCCGCCTCGGCGGACCTGGTGCTCGCGCTGTACAACCCCGGTTCGCGGAGCCGGACCTGGCAGGTCGGCAAGGCCCGGGACCTGCTCCTCGAACACCGCTCGCCGGACACGCCCGTGGTCCTCGGCCGGGACGTCGGCGGGCCGTCCGAGAGCGTACGGACCGTGCGCCTCGCGGACCTCGATCCGGTCGAGGTGGACATGCGCACGATCCTCATCGTCGGGTCTTCGCAGACCCGGTGGGGGCGCCGGGGCGACGGCACGCAGATCGTGTGGACGCCGCGCCGCTACCCGGAGGACTGA
- a CDS encoding ABC transporter permease: protein MNRPRGRAPVVLALPALLAVAFLLLPLAGILARTSWGELGAHLTSEGTTQALTLSLIVSGWALALSLVLGVPLAWLLARVDFPGKVFVRSLVLLPMVLPPTVGGVALLLGFGRRGLLGPWLEDWFGITLPFHTSGAVLAAAFVAMPFLVISLEGALGGLRPRYEETAASLGASPVRVFFTVTLPMVAPGLAAGAALTWARALGEFGATITFAGNLPGTTQTLPLQVYLLLQNSPEAATSVSLLLLVIAMAVLLALRGRWTGTPPERTRREVAADDEPVTDVPAVPAPKDVRESWPLHAEVTGFNELTLDAEAGTTIAVVGPNGAGKTTLLRALLGLTPRAHARLLLGDTDVTTLPAHRRGVAWVPQDGALFPHLSTLANTAYGLRARGVPRAEARRAAQEWLDRLGVGHLASRRPAQVSGGQAQRVALARALAARPRLLLLDEPLAALDQTTRSQVRHTLRRHLDGFGGVCLLVTHDPVEAVALADRVLVLEDGRTLQDAPPADVTRHPRSPWVARMLGRNAWPGTATADGLEPAGGGRLVAADPLPAGVPALAVIAPEAVSVHREKPAGSPRNVWPGTVREITAGGSRLRVLVGSEQAPDLVAEITPQAAAELSLADGARVWTSVKATEVTLVAL from the coding sequence ATGAACCGTCCCCGCGGCCGCGCGCCGGTCGTGCTGGCCCTGCCCGCGCTCCTGGCCGTCGCGTTCCTGCTGCTGCCGCTGGCCGGCATCCTGGCCCGGACCTCGTGGGGCGAGCTCGGCGCCCACCTCACCAGTGAGGGCACCACCCAGGCGCTGACGCTGTCGCTGATCGTCTCCGGCTGGGCGCTGGCCCTCTCGCTCGTCCTGGGGGTGCCGCTGGCCTGGCTGCTCGCCCGGGTCGACTTCCCCGGCAAGGTCTTCGTCCGCTCGCTGGTGCTGCTGCCGATGGTGCTGCCGCCCACGGTCGGCGGCGTCGCCCTGCTGCTCGGCTTCGGCCGCCGGGGGCTGCTGGGGCCGTGGCTGGAGGACTGGTTCGGGATCACGCTGCCGTTCCACACCTCGGGCGCGGTGCTCGCGGCGGCCTTCGTCGCCATGCCGTTCCTGGTGATCAGCCTGGAGGGCGCGCTGGGCGGGCTGCGCCCCCGTTACGAGGAGACCGCGGCCTCCCTGGGGGCTTCGCCGGTACGGGTGTTCTTCACGGTCACCCTGCCGATGGTGGCGCCCGGTCTCGCCGCGGGCGCGGCGCTGACCTGGGCGCGGGCGCTCGGCGAGTTCGGGGCGACCATCACCTTCGCGGGCAACCTCCCCGGCACCACGCAGACCCTGCCGCTTCAGGTCTACCTGCTGCTCCAGAACAGCCCGGAGGCGGCGACCTCGGTGTCGCTGCTGCTGCTCGTCATCGCGATGGCGGTGCTGCTGGCGCTGCGGGGGCGGTGGACGGGGACGCCGCCGGAGCGGACGCGGCGGGAGGTCGCCGCGGACGACGAACCCGTGACCGACGTGCCCGCCGTTCCCGCCCCGAAGGACGTACGGGAGAGCTGGCCGCTGCACGCCGAGGTCACCGGCTTCAACGAGCTGACCCTCGACGCGGAGGCCGGGACCACCATCGCCGTCGTCGGCCCGAACGGCGCCGGCAAGACGACCCTGCTGCGCGCCCTGCTCGGCCTCACCCCGCGCGCCCACGCCCGGCTCCTGCTGGGCGACACCGACGTGACCACCCTGCCCGCCCACCGCCGGGGCGTCGCCTGGGTCCCGCAGGACGGCGCGCTGTTCCCGCACCTCAGCACCCTCGCCAACACCGCGTACGGGCTGCGCGCCCGGGGCGTACCGCGCGCCGAGGCCCGCCGCGCCGCGCAGGAGTGGCTGGACCGGCTCGGGGTCGGGCATCTGGCCTCGCGCCGCCCCGCCCAGGTCTCCGGCGGCCAGGCGCAGCGCGTCGCGCTGGCCCGCGCGCTGGCCGCCCGTCCGCGCCTGCTGCTCCTCGACGAACCGCTCGCCGCGCTCGACCAGACGACCCGGTCCCAGGTCCGGCACACCCTGCGCCGCCATCTCGACGGGTTCGGCGGCGTCTGCCTCCTCGTCACGCACGACCCCGTGGAGGCCGTCGCGCTCGCCGACCGCGTCCTCGTCCTGGAGGACGGCCGCACGCTCCAGGACGCCCCGCCCGCCGACGTCACCCGGCATCCGCGCTCCCCCTGGGTCGCCCGGATGCTCGGCCGCAACGCCTGGCCCGGCACCGCCACCGCCGACGGCCTGGAGCCCGCGGGCGGCGGTCGTCTCGTCGCGGCCGACCCGCTGCCGGCCGGGGTGCCCGCGCTCGCGGTCATCGCGCCCGAGGCCGTCTCCGTGCACCGCGAGAAGCCGGCCGGGAGCCCGCGCAACGTGTGGCCGGGGACGGTGCGCGAGATCACGGCGGGCGGAAGCCGGCTGCGGGTGCTGGTGGGGTCGGAACAGGCGCCGGACCTGGTCGCCGAGATCACCCCGCAGGCGGCGGCCGAGCTGTCCCTCGCGGACGGGGCGCGGGTGTGGACCAGCGTCAAGGCCACCGAAGTGACGCTCGTGGCCCTCTGA
- the cobM gene encoding precorrin-4 C(11)-methyltransferase has product MTVYFIGAGPGAADLITVRGARMLAACQVCLYAGSLVPRELLAECPDDARLVDTAQLDIDAITAELVAAHRAGHDVARLHSGDPSVFSAVNEQMRRLDEAGVPYEVVPGVPAFAAAAAALKRELTVPTVGQTVILTRIAQRATAMPEGEDLATLGRSGALIVLHLAARYVDRVVEELLPHYGADCPAAVVAMASRPDELVLRGTLDDIAAQVKDAGVIRTAVIMVGRTLGAEQFHDSHLYSPARDRHTC; this is encoded by the coding sequence ATGACCGTGTACTTCATCGGCGCGGGCCCCGGCGCCGCCGACCTGATCACGGTGCGCGGCGCCCGCATGCTCGCCGCCTGCCAGGTGTGCCTGTACGCGGGCAGCCTGGTGCCCCGCGAACTCCTGGCCGAGTGCCCGGACGACGCCCGCCTGGTGGACACCGCGCAGCTCGACATCGACGCGATCACCGCCGAACTCGTCGCCGCGCACCGGGCCGGCCACGACGTGGCGCGGCTGCACTCCGGCGACCCCTCGGTGTTCAGCGCGGTCAACGAGCAGATGCGCCGCCTGGACGAGGCGGGCGTGCCGTACGAAGTGGTCCCGGGCGTGCCCGCGTTCGCGGCCGCGGCGGCCGCCCTCAAGCGCGAGCTGACCGTGCCGACCGTGGGCCAGACCGTCATCCTGACCCGCATCGCCCAGCGGGCCACCGCCATGCCCGAGGGCGAGGACCTGGCGACGCTCGGCCGCAGCGGCGCCCTGATTGTCCTGCACCTGGCCGCCCGTTACGTGGACCGCGTCGTCGAGGAGTTGCTGCCGCACTACGGGGCGGACTGCCCGGCCGCCGTCGTCGCGATGGCGTCACGCCCCGACGAACTCGTCCTGCGCGGCACCCTGGACGACATCGCCGCACAGGTGAAGGACGCGGGGGTCATCCGTACCGCCGTGATCATGGTCGGCCGCACCCTGGGCGCCGAGCAGTTCCACGACAGCCACCTCTACTCCCCGGCCCGCGACCGCCACACCTGCTGA
- the cbiE gene encoding precorrin-6y C5,15-methyltransferase (decarboxylating) subunit CbiE has protein sequence MTVVGIGADGWAGLPEAARAELAAAQVLIGAGRQLDLLPPRCAGTRVPWPSPLRPAVPGLLAAHEGSRIAVLASGDPMFYGIGRALTEVLGPDRLHVLPHPSSVSYACARIGWPLEDTEVVTLVGRPAARLAAALHEGRRILVLSADATTPATVAALLRDHGFGPSRMRVLEQLGGEDEACAEGTADGWDHPAGDPLNVVAVECRTAPGALRLGAVPGLPDEAYAHDGQLTKRHIRAVTLGVLAPAPGELLWDIGGGSGSIAIEWMRVHPSCRAVTVERDPVRAARIAENADRLGVPGLRVVTGRAPDCLDRLPTPDAVFIGGGLTAPGLLDTCLAALPPGGRLVANTVTLESEALLAARHKEHGGELTRLAVSHAVPVGTFTGWRQAMPVTQWSVRKATQLPGDDR, from the coding sequence GTGACCGTGGTCGGGATCGGAGCCGACGGATGGGCGGGCCTGCCCGAGGCGGCCCGCGCGGAGCTGGCGGCCGCCCAGGTCCTCATCGGCGCCGGACGCCAGCTGGACCTGCTCCCGCCCCGGTGCGCGGGCACCCGGGTGCCCTGGCCCTCGCCCCTGCGCCCCGCCGTCCCCGGCCTGCTCGCCGCGCACGAGGGTAGCCGCATCGCCGTCCTGGCCAGCGGCGACCCGATGTTCTACGGGATCGGCAGGGCCCTCACCGAGGTCCTCGGCCCGGACCGGCTGCACGTCCTGCCGCACCCCTCGTCCGTCTCCTACGCCTGCGCCCGGATCGGCTGGCCGCTGGAGGACACCGAGGTCGTCACCCTCGTCGGCCGCCCGGCAGCCCGGCTCGCCGCCGCCCTCCACGAAGGGCGCCGGATCCTCGTCCTCAGCGCCGACGCCACCACCCCGGCCACCGTCGCCGCACTGCTGCGCGACCACGGCTTCGGGCCCAGCCGCATGCGGGTCCTGGAACAGCTCGGCGGCGAGGACGAGGCGTGCGCCGAGGGCACGGCGGACGGCTGGGACCATCCGGCGGGGGACCCGCTCAACGTCGTCGCCGTCGAGTGCCGGACCGCGCCGGGGGCGCTGCGCCTCGGCGCCGTACCGGGCCTGCCGGACGAGGCGTACGCGCACGACGGGCAACTGACCAAGCGTCACATCCGGGCCGTCACCCTCGGCGTGCTCGCGCCCGCCCCCGGTGAACTCCTCTGGGACATCGGCGGCGGCTCCGGCTCCATCGCGATCGAGTGGATGCGCGTCCACCCCTCCTGCCGGGCCGTCACCGTCGAACGCGACCCCGTCCGCGCCGCGCGCATCGCGGAGAACGCCGACCGGCTCGGCGTGCCCGGCCTCCGCGTCGTCACCGGCCGCGCGCCCGACTGCCTGGACCGACTGCCCACCCCGGACGCCGTGTTCATCGGCGGCGGCCTCACCGCGCCCGGCCTTCTCGACACCTGCCTCGCCGCGCTCCCGCCCGGCGGCCGGCTGGTCGCCAACACGGTCACGCTGGAATCCGAGGCGCTGCTCGCCGCCCGGCACAAGGAGCACGGCGGGGAGCTGACGCGCCTCGCCGTGTCGCACGCCGTGCCCGTCGGCACGTTCACCGGCTGGCGCCAGGCCATGCCCGTCACCCAGTGGTCCGTACGCAAGGCCACGCAACTCCCTGGAGACGACAGATGA
- the modA gene encoding molybdate ABC transporter substrate-binding protein: MSFTPALTRRRAAAALVVVGLLTPLTACGSDDDTKDASTGSSASASASGAPAADLTVLAAASLTDVFKEAGAAYEKEHPGAKVTFSFAGSQELAAQVKQGAPADALVTADTKTMDGLKSDTGTPTVIAKNRLVIATGKGNPEKVENLKDLADTKLKVVLAAPEVPVGRYSKQILDAQKITVKPVSQEPNVRAVLSKVQLGEADAGLVYKTDVSAAAGKVDSVDIPDEQNAVASYPAATLKASKHSAAAEAFVKWLSTPEAQKILADAGFQQP; the protein is encoded by the coding sequence ATGTCCTTCACCCCCGCCCTCACCCGTCGACGCGCCGCGGCGGCTCTCGTCGTCGTGGGCCTGCTCACGCCCCTGACCGCGTGCGGCAGCGACGACGACACGAAGGACGCGTCCACCGGCTCCAGCGCCTCCGCGTCCGCCTCCGGCGCGCCCGCCGCCGATCTGACCGTCCTCGCCGCCGCCTCCCTCACCGATGTGTTCAAGGAGGCGGGTGCGGCGTACGAGAAGGAGCACCCGGGGGCGAAGGTGACGTTCTCCTTCGCCGGGTCGCAGGAGCTGGCCGCTCAGGTCAAGCAGGGCGCCCCCGCCGACGCGCTGGTCACCGCGGACACGAAGACGATGGACGGCCTGAAGTCGGACACCGGGACGCCCACGGTCATCGCGAAGAACCGTCTCGTCATCGCCACCGGCAAGGGCAACCCGGAGAAGGTCGAGAACCTCAAGGACCTGGCCGACACCAAGCTGAAGGTGGTCCTGGCCGCGCCCGAGGTGCCGGTGGGCCGGTACAGCAAGCAGATCCTGGACGCCCAGAAGATCACTGTGAAGCCGGTCTCGCAGGAGCCCAACGTGCGCGCGGTGCTCAGCAAGGTCCAGCTGGGCGAGGCGGACGCCGGGCTCGTCTACAAGACGGACGTCTCCGCCGCCGCAGGCAAGGTCGACTCGGTCGACATCCCGGACGAGCAGAACGCGGTCGCCTCGTACCCGGCGGCGACGCTGAAGGCGAGCAAGCACAGCGCGGCGGCCGAGGCGTTCGTGAAGTGGCTGTCGACGCCCGAGGCGCAGAAGATCCTGGCCGACGCGGGCTTCCAGCAGCCGTAA
- a CDS encoding vWA domain-containing protein, which translates to MPANKIQHKVNHVALVVDCSGSMRPHQGQLVRVVDEFVAGLKAESDSLGHETRISLYSFDHRVENLVWDMDVKHLPSMRGLYHVNNGATALIEASLKSLDDLGHIWEEYGEHSFLQIVVTDGEENASGGDRRHDGDMTILGPWLDRISAKMGALPGHWTSAILVPNSLAKRTAQNYGFPAGNIAIWDADSKEGVEEAIGTVRAAATSFLRGREQGVRGTKNLFAVGQDISVDDVRASLEPVPADKYRLLKVDKEVEIRSFVDSHPGVTYERGSCYYQLGARVQVQPDKEVIVVEKDTDRAYSGDAARNLLFGSGVRGTVSVKAGNNPDLEVYVQSRSVNRKLKPKTRLLIML; encoded by the coding sequence GTGCCTGCCAACAAGATCCAGCACAAGGTGAATCACGTCGCGCTCGTCGTGGACTGCTCGGGCTCCATGCGCCCGCACCAGGGACAGCTCGTGCGCGTAGTGGACGAGTTCGTGGCCGGTCTGAAGGCCGAGTCGGACAGCCTCGGGCACGAGACCCGGATCAGCCTCTACTCCTTCGACCACCGGGTGGAGAACCTGGTCTGGGACATGGACGTGAAGCACCTGCCCTCCATGCGGGGCCTGTACCACGTGAACAACGGCGCGACGGCCCTCATCGAGGCCTCCCTGAAGTCCCTGGACGACCTGGGCCACATCTGGGAGGAGTACGGCGAGCACAGCTTCCTCCAGATCGTGGTGACGGACGGCGAGGAGAACGCCTCCGGCGGCGACCGCAGGCACGACGGGGACATGACGATCCTCGGCCCCTGGCTCGACCGCATCTCGGCGAAGATGGGCGCCCTCCCGGGCCACTGGACGTCGGCGATCCTCGTCCCCAACTCCCTGGCCAAGCGCACCGCCCAGAACTACGGCTTCCCGGCCGGGAACATCGCGATCTGGGACGCCGACTCGAAGGAGGGCGTCGAGGAGGCGATCGGCACCGTCCGCGCCGCCGCCACCAGCTTCCTGCGGGGCCGCGAGCAGGGCGTGCGCGGCACGAAGAACCTCTTCGCGGTCGGCCAGGACATATCCGTGGACGACGTCCGGGCCAGTCTCGAACCGGTCCCGGCCGACAAGTACCGGCTCCTGAAGGTCGACAAGGAGGTCGAGATCCGCTCCTTCGTGGACTCGCACCCGGGCGTCACCTACGAGCGCGGCTCCTGCTACTACCAGTTGGGCGCCCGCGTCCAGGTGCAGCCCGACAAGGAGGTCATCGTCGTCGAGAAGGACACCGACCGCGCCTACTCGGGCGACGCGGCCCGCAATCTGCTGTTCGGCTCGGGCGTCCGGGGAACGGTGTCCGTGAAGGCGGGGAACAATCCCGACCTGGAGGTGTACGTGCAGAGCCGCTCGGTCAACCGGAAGCTCAAGCCGAAGACCCGCCTGCTGATCATGCTCTGA